The following proteins are co-located in the Pomacea canaliculata isolate SZHN2017 linkage group LG10, ASM307304v1, whole genome shotgun sequence genome:
- the LOC112573702 gene encoding DEP domain-containing mTOR-interacting protein-like, translated as MLKKEMPKPQSSLGFTVYVIGEQIRCQMHKLNMIKDRRYHLRKYKQCFIAKDVIDWAHRSHHAQTREEAVAAMLCLQQHGMIHHVVDEHDFKDQSLFFRFTRDDGTYAANTDVAIFYRGLDVYNRYWLRCLLLMRDGKGGKSEGAEIQRDFYHKGHLYEGAFYGNELVDCIMDGDNTDRKQIVNQCRELLEYDILNHVTDDYHFSDDRLLYQFRVNFDRPSLLMDVLTPQYDQKKKKVQGNRSEQRTEQQNSEAPMFTSAGSEGSSVDDVSYNNAYDSVKHDGQRLDVTVSDAGARKGSNHGVPAINYTRRGSDDARILMTRKGSEGNMQQDQVGFGFVLRGSAPCYVHTIDPWGPAAAAGLQVGQYVLTVGDQNVMHRDHRYVGRLITTHTGQLTMVVMATRSQER; from the exons ATGCTAAAGAAAGAGATGCCGAAGCCACAGTCCTCTCTCGGATTCACTGTCTACGTAATTGGCGAGCAAATAAG ATGCCAGATGCACAAGCTAAATATGATAAAAGACAGACGATACCACTTGAGGAAATATAAACAATGCTTCATTGCCAAAGACGTCATAGACTGGGCACACAGGAGCCACCACGCGCAAACGAGGGAGGAAGCCGTTGCAGCCATGTTGTGTCTGCAGCAACACGGAATGATACACCACG TGGTCGATGAGCACGACTTTAAAGATCAAAGCCTCTTCTTCCGCTTCACACGCGACGACGGGACTTACGCAGCCAACACTGACGTGGCCATATTCTACCGCGGCCTCGACGTCTACAACAGGTACTGGCTGAGATGCCTCCTGCTAATGAGGGACGGAAAGGGAGGGAAA AGCGAAGGAGCGGAAATACAAAGGGACTTCTACCACAAAGGCCACTTGTATGAAGGCGCCTTTTATGGAAATGAGCTGGTGGACTGCATCATGGACGGTGATAATACTGATCGTAAACAAATCGTGAATCAGTGTCGAGAATTGCTAGAGTATGATATTCTCAACCATG TAACCGACGACTACCACTTCAGTGACGACCGCTTGCTGTATCAGTTCCGGGTGAACTTCGACAGACCGAGCCTGCTCATGGATGTTCTTACGCCGCAGTACgatcagaaaaagaagaaagtccAGGGCAACCGGTCCGAGCAACGTACCGAGCAAC AAAACAGCGAGGCTCCCATGTTCACGTCAGCAGGGTCAGAGGGCAGTAGTGTGGACGACGTCAGCTACAACAATGCATATGACAGCGTCAAGCACGATGGCCAGCGGCTTGATGTCACGGTCTCTGATGCCGGCGCTAGGAAAGGTTCGAACCACGGAGTGCCAG cGATAAACTACACACGGCGTGGATCTGATGACGCACGGATCCTCATGACAAGGAAAGGTAGTGAGG gcaat ATGCAACAGGACCAGGTTGGGTTCGGCTTCGTGCTGCGGGGCTCGGCGCCATGCTATGTCCACACTATAGACCCCTGGGgacctgcagctgcagcaggacTTCAG GTGGGCCAATACGTCTTGACTGTGGGGGACCAGAACGTCATGCACAGGGACCACCGCTACGTGGGCCGCTTGATAACGACGCACACCGGCCAGCTGACCATGGTCGTCATGGCAACACGAAGTCAAGAACGTTGA